A window of the Mesoplasma florum L1 genome harbors these coding sequences:
- a CDS encoding inorganic diphosphatase, with protein MSKNNVLDMIVEIPKGSSNKYEVDAKTGRIILDRVLYGANFYPGEYGMVENTLDWDGDPLDVISLCTYPTMPGVQVSVRILGSIKMIDAGEIDTKLFGVFNDDPRFSSYEKLEDVPQHLRDEIENFFLQYKALQKKSVKINGWGTLEEAIEELHECKERFAEYKDRLEAGERDLILAEWKEKGIGQG; from the coding sequence ATGTCAAAAAACAATGTATTAGATATGATCGTTGAAATTCCTAAAGGTTCTTCTAATAAATATGAAGTAGATGCAAAAACTGGAAGAATTATTTTAGATAGAGTTTTATACGGTGCTAACTTTTACCCAGGAGAATACGGAATGGTTGAAAATACACTAGACTGAGATGGAGATCCATTAGATGTTATTAGTTTATGTACATACCCAACAATGCCTGGTGTTCAAGTAAGTGTTAGAATTTTAGGATCAATTAAAATGATTGATGCTGGAGAAATTGATACTAAATTATTTGGAGTTTTCAATGACGATCCAAGATTTAGTTCTTATGAAAAATTAGAAGATGTTCCTCAACACTTACGTGATGAAATTGAAAACTTCTTCTTACAATACAAAGCTTTACAAAAAAAATCAGTAAAAATTAACGGTTGAGGAACTTTAGAAGAAGCAATCGAAGAATTACATGAATGTAAAGAAAGATTTGCAGAATACAAAGACAGACTTGAAGCTGGTGAAAGAGACTTAATCTTAGCTGAGTGAAAAGAAAAAGGAATTGGGCAAGGATAA
- a CDS encoding ribosome maturation factor RimM, with protein sequence MENKNLLSIGKIVNTFGIKGAVKIALEKSIEVNDINGIKLLFIENTNNVIIPKQVESISMQKSHLVVYFKEHNHINEVEIFKGKKVKYLNDNDAFSIFYDLTYYSVVYNKQNGKVIETMFNGNHDLVKVLLENEEKAFWVPLVDVYTNNIDDESRIITLKNIEGLK encoded by the coding sequence ATGGAAAATAAAAATTTATTATCTATTGGAAAAATTGTCAACACATTTGGTATTAAAGGAGCTGTGAAGATAGCTTTAGAAAAAAGCATTGAAGTTAATGACATAAATGGAATTAAACTTTTATTTATTGAAAACACAAACAATGTAATTATTCCAAAACAAGTTGAATCAATAAGTATGCAAAAAAGTCATTTAGTTGTTTACTTTAAAGAACATAATCATATTAATGAGGTTGAAATCTTTAAAGGCAAAAAAGTTAAATATTTAAATGACAATGATGCATTTTCAATATTCTATGATTTAACTTACTATTCTGTTGTGTATAACAAACAAAATGGTAAAGTTATTGAAACAATGTTTAATGGTAATCATGATTTAGTCAAAGTACTATTAGAAAATGAAGAAAAAGCATTTTGAGTACCTTTGGTTGATGTGTACACTAACAACATTGATGATGAATCTAGAATTATAACTTTAAAAAACATTGAAGGATTAAAATAA
- a CDS encoding DNA-processing protein DprA: MDNVLLYFSLKYHGDWEKIYDALDRKEKIETQDLIKVPNSIPNNFISIINPLYPNNLKQIMKPPFILYYLGNISLLQNYFQTIFINSSDNIDEYNFKVIKQVVEDLIKENRTILLSCENSQDNKLLDFIIEKQGKLIVVTKEPLQSFLNSESWAKHKNIEYYDFIIISEYEESNNFKYKSNNNKEEMNIRIINGLSKAIIFLEHSNFKKIEPLFNAVLNENKPYFAIPQNLKDTESSSNNLLKNGAKLLESATDILNQI; this comes from the coding sequence ATGGATAATGTACTATTATATTTTTCTTTAAAATACCATGGGGATTGAGAAAAAATTTATGATGCGTTAGATAGAAAAGAAAAAATAGAAACACAAGATTTAATTAAAGTTCCAAATTCTATACCAAATAACTTTATTTCCATTATAAATCCACTATACCCAAACAACTTAAAACAAATAATGAAGCCCCCTTTCATTCTTTATTATTTAGGTAATATTTCATTACTACAAAATTACTTTCAAACAATTTTTATTAATAGTTCAGATAATATTGATGAGTATAACTTTAAAGTAATAAAACAGGTAGTTGAAGATCTTATTAAAGAAAATAGAACAATACTATTATCTTGTGAAAATTCTCAAGATAATAAATTATTAGACTTTATCATTGAAAAACAAGGTAAGTTAATTGTTGTAACTAAAGAACCACTTCAATCATTTTTAAACAGTGAATCTTGAGCGAAACATAAAAATATAGAATATTATGATTTTATAATCATAAGTGAATATGAAGAATCAAATAATTTTAAGTATAAGTCAAATAACAACAAAGAAGAAATGAATATAAGAATAATAAATGGATTATCAAAAGCGATTATATTCTTAGAACATTCAAATTTTAAAAAAATTGAGCCTTTGTTTAATGCTGTTCTAAATGAAAATAAACCCTATTTCGCAATTCCACAAAATTTAAAAGATACTGAATCTTCTAGCAATAATTTATTAAAAAATGGCGCTAAATTATTAGAAAGTGCAACAGATATTCTAAATCAAATTTAA
- the trmD gene encoding tRNA (guanosine(37)-N1)-methyltransferase TrmD, with product MKYSILTLFPNIIKSYISESIIKKALEREKIELEIIDIRDFTTLPHNQVDEYQFGGGRGMVLMCDPVVSAIESVKTENSIVVLTSPQGKTWNQNLAKSFATEYNHIIIVCGHYEGFDERILKYIDVEISIGDYVLTGGELPSLIMLDSITRILPGVINTESHEQESFENNLLDYPVYTKPHDYRGDKVPEVLLSGHHANIQKWRDEQQLISTFNKRPDLIDESKLNKIQIQLLENLRKSKGDK from the coding sequence ATGAAATATTCAATTCTAACGTTATTCCCAAATATTATTAAATCTTATATTTCTGAATCAATTATTAAAAAAGCTCTAGAGCGTGAAAAGATTGAATTAGAAATTATTGATATAAGAGATTTTACAACACTACCTCATAATCAAGTTGATGAATATCAATTTGGAGGGGGAAGAGGAATGGTTTTAATGTGTGATCCAGTTGTTAGTGCAATTGAATCTGTTAAAACAGAAAACTCAATTGTTGTATTAACATCTCCACAAGGGAAAACTTGAAATCAAAACTTAGCAAAATCATTTGCAACAGAATACAATCACATCATTATAGTATGTGGTCATTATGAAGGTTTTGATGAAAGAATATTAAAATATATTGATGTTGAAATATCTATTGGTGACTATGTGTTAACTGGTGGGGAGTTACCTTCATTAATAATGCTAGATTCTATTACTAGAATTCTACCAGGAGTTATAAATACTGAATCACATGAGCAAGAAAGTTTTGAAAATAATTTATTAGATTATCCAGTGTATACAAAACCCCATGATTATAGGGGAGACAAAGTTCCTGAAGTCCTTTTAAGTGGACATCACGCTAATATTCAAAAGTGAAGAGACGAACAACAATTAATTTCTACTTTTAATAAAAGACCAGATTTAATTGATGAGTCCAAATTAAATAAAATACAAATACAATTATTAGAAAATCTTAGAAAATCGAAAGGAGATAAATAA
- the ylqF gene encoding ribosome biogenesis GTPase YlqF, whose protein sequence is MSAEFNWFPGHMNKTLKNIEEKIPVVDLVIEILDARAPYSSRNLTFSKILKNKPILYVLSKADIADPNITKEWVEFYEKKNNTVMVLDDKQKNIVKPLIDLINKATKEKQEKDKAKGMVNSLINVLVIGIPNVGKSTFINRLIKNKSVKAGNKPGLTRGIQLIHLSQFISLLDTPGVLPAKLENETVATNICAINSIKEDVYPKERVAGKLMQYLFNHYEGLIENHYKISPRLQRPIQITDTFIIFEMIAKVRKWYMNDDLLDYDRVIDAFMRDIIANEFNKVSFERILEVVPEEMEKASKIKNEKAIEDISDLW, encoded by the coding sequence ATGAGTGCAGAATTTAACTGATTTCCAGGTCATATGAATAAGACTTTAAAAAACATTGAAGAAAAAATACCTGTAGTTGATTTAGTAATCGAGATTTTAGATGCCCGTGCACCATATTCATCTCGTAATTTAACTTTTTCAAAAATTTTAAAGAATAAACCAATCTTATATGTTTTATCAAAAGCTGATATTGCAGACCCAAATATAACTAAAGAATGAGTTGAGTTTTATGAGAAAAAAAATAATACTGTAATGGTTTTAGACGATAAACAAAAAAATATTGTTAAACCATTAATTGACTTAATTAATAAAGCAACAAAAGAAAAACAAGAAAAAGATAAAGCAAAAGGAATGGTAAACTCATTAATTAATGTTTTAGTTATTGGAATCCCAAATGTAGGTAAGTCAACATTCATTAATAGATTGATCAAAAACAAAAGTGTTAAAGCTGGTAATAAACCAGGATTAACAAGAGGTATTCAATTAATACACTTATCACAATTTATTTCTTTATTAGATACACCCGGAGTGTTACCAGCAAAGTTAGAAAATGAAACTGTAGCAACTAATATATGTGCAATTAATTCTATTAAAGAAGATGTATATCCTAAAGAAAGAGTTGCAGGAAAATTAATGCAATACTTATTTAATCACTATGAAGGATTAATTGAAAATCATTATAAAATTTCTCCCAGATTACAAAGACCAATTCAAATAACAGATACTTTTATAATTTTTGAAATGATTGCAAAAGTAAGAAAATGATACATGAATGATGATTTACTTGACTATGATAGAGTAATTGATGCTTTTATGAGAGATATTATTGCTAATGAATTTAATAAAGTTTCTTTTGAAAGAATTTTAGAAGTTGTTCCAGAGGAAATGGAAAAAGCATCAAAAATTAAAAATGAAAAAGCAATCGAGGATATTTCAGATTTATGATAG
- a CDS encoding ABC transporter ATP-binding protein: protein MSNNNLQNGKQLNKHGFDVNLEFSWKKMGVFMRQIFESAKENKLIFWAMCLFTMFDAIVATFLPVFATMMISAITKPGADTLNFLAWEVGLTEWTAWLYITLAALVLLLLSEYVVNWSIAQFSLHVEINQRQKMLIRLAQQDVDFFFDHVSGNILTRLVGDTQSLAFGIQQFFTNIIYFLTGITMSVVIMLLSGLWYVALILAVYMFLSIAIAVVIFIQSRRKLITAFDQKRDVDQDMTDRISNISLIKSSGLEEYEIERIEELNEKYNRAGDAAITWSAILTQWIQVTASLMMPMFVIIFCIMFAKESDLAAGIELLSVKMPLAQVLVSFVIGAIAMLIPTLRSATRAQNAAQRISELTDPIPTIKPNPEGPVIEKINSISFENVQFAYPKKPEKTILPKMNIVFEKGKSYAFVGETGSGKSTVAKLLLRFYMPTEGKIMVEGKYKNDESVSKQSHDLNEINLPAFLNKVGYVEQEPQILFGDFFENIRYAKFDATDEEIMRACKKANLHDFIISLKDGYNTILGQRGFLLSGGQKQRLVIARVFLKNPDFLILDEATSALDNIVEKEIQAELDKLMKGRTSVTIAHRLSTIKNVDQIIVLGANGKGIVQQGSYEELISTPGRFKKLYEAGLMN, encoded by the coding sequence ATGAGCAACAATAATTTACAAAATGGTAAACAATTAAATAAACATGGATTTGATGTTAATTTAGAATTTTCATGAAAAAAAATGGGTGTATTTATGCGCCAAATTTTTGAATCAGCAAAAGAGAACAAGTTAATATTTTGAGCAATGTGTTTATTTACAATGTTTGATGCTATAGTTGCAACTTTCCTTCCGGTGTTTGCAACAATGATGATTTCTGCCATTACAAAACCTGGAGCAGATACATTAAACTTTTTAGCATGAGAAGTTGGTTTAACAGAATGAACAGCTTGATTATATATAACTTTAGCTGCTTTAGTTTTATTACTACTTTCTGAGTATGTTGTTAACTGAAGTATTGCTCAGTTTTCACTTCATGTAGAAATTAATCAAAGACAAAAAATGTTAATTAGATTAGCTCAACAAGATGTTGATTTCTTCTTTGATCATGTTTCAGGAAACATTTTAACAAGACTTGTAGGGGATACTCAATCTTTAGCGTTTGGTATTCAACAATTCTTTACTAATATTATTTATTTCCTTACTGGTATAACTATGTCAGTTGTGATTATGCTTTTATCAGGTCTTTGATATGTAGCTTTAATACTAGCTGTTTATATGTTCCTTTCAATTGCAATTGCTGTTGTTATTTTTATTCAAAGTAGAAGAAAATTAATTACAGCATTTGACCAAAAACGTGATGTTGATCAAGATATGACAGATAGAATATCAAATATATCATTAATAAAATCTTCAGGATTAGAGGAATACGAAATTGAAAGAATAGAAGAATTAAATGAAAAATATAACAGAGCTGGAGATGCAGCAATTACTTGATCAGCAATATTAACACAATGAATTCAAGTAACAGCATCATTGATGATGCCAATGTTTGTTATTATATTCTGTATTATGTTCGCAAAAGAAAGTGATCTTGCTGCAGGTATAGAACTTTTAAGTGTAAAAATGCCTTTAGCACAAGTTTTAGTTTCATTTGTTATTGGTGCTATTGCAATGTTAATCCCAACATTGAGATCAGCTACAAGAGCTCAAAATGCAGCTCAAAGAATTTCAGAATTAACAGACCCAATTCCAACAATTAAACCAAACCCAGAAGGGCCTGTAATTGAAAAAATAAATTCAATTTCATTTGAAAACGTTCAATTTGCTTATCCTAAAAAACCTGAAAAAACAATTTTACCTAAAATGAATATTGTTTTTGAAAAAGGTAAATCATATGCATTCGTTGGTGAAACAGGAAGTGGTAAATCAACTGTAGCAAAATTACTATTAAGATTTTACATGCCTACAGAAGGAAAAATAATGGTTGAGGGTAAATATAAAAATGATGAAAGTGTTTCTAAACAATCACATGATTTAAACGAAATAAATTTACCAGCATTTTTAAATAAAGTAGGATATGTTGAACAAGAACCTCAAATCTTGTTTGGAGATTTCTTTGAAAATATAAGATACGCTAAATTTGATGCTACTGATGAAGAAATCATGAGGGCATGTAAGAAAGCTAATTTACATGACTTTATTATTTCATTAAAAGATGGATATAATACAATTTTGGGACAAAGAGGTTTCTTACTTTCTGGTGGTCAAAAACAACGTTTAGTTATAGCTAGAGTTTTCTTGAAAAACCCGGATTTCTTAATATTAGATGAAGCAACAAGTGCATTAGATAATATTGTTGAAAAAGAAATTCAAGCTGAGTTAGATAAATTGATGAAAGGTAGAACAAGTGTTACTATCGCTCACCGTCTTTCAACAATTAAAAACGTTGATCAAATTATAGTACTTGGTGCAAACGGAAAAGGTATTGTGCAACAAGGTAGTTATGAAGAATTAATTTCAACACCTGGAAGATTTAAAAAATTATATGAAGCAGGATTGATGAATTAA
- a CDS encoding single-stranded DNA-binding protein gives MNLVNIIGQIEGDAQVTYTSKDGNAKLYKFVVRVPNLYKSKTGKNEDDLINIKAWSSAINDEFALHDQAVVGIEARIHSSVNKESSNVFNEIIANRIMYLN, from the coding sequence ATGAATTTAGTAAATATAATTGGTCAAATTGAAGGAGATGCACAAGTTACTTACACATCAAAAGATGGTAATGCAAAATTATATAAGTTTGTAGTTAGAGTACCTAACCTATATAAATCTAAAACAGGTAAAAATGAAGATGATTTAATTAACATAAAAGCCTGATCATCTGCTATTAATGATGAGTTTGCTTTACATGATCAAGCTGTTGTTGGAATTGAAGCTAGAATACATTCATCAGTTAATAAAGAAAGCTCAAATGTTTTTAACGAAATTATTGCAAATAGAATAATGTATTTAAATTAA
- a CDS encoding ABC transporter ATP-binding protein yields MIDREEQEMLDNEKINESSTPQVRVSRWLKKSDLNTELEPTKSKKKSKSYIALILRYMGKNKMWTFLMLVSVLILSVATAMTPKIIEQMSTAVVVERYKDAAEGTDLWERYSQALAKWWGVNFTGLLWIEMGIVIAMAIATFVSQWTAGMLGKKIEVDLRNDLNKKLVSMDMSYYSDKKIGEILTKVVSDTQIIGEQTGIIPITFLNGILTTIAAIIVMSTISGSLTIVLICVFLTLFLIFFILFIPMKPIAYKTRKIVTEVNGDVTDRINNVKLIKASGTEEYEENRFIEKHIPYFKQSSLMNYYQAIVLSLIFLIINAIETVMIIATVLIYDSNQVVAVLPGMISASSLMIGPLMSFLRVLVGLTQSNVASKRIGEILEQEPRFNNHFEDKNGVIVEKIKGNIYFKDVAFAYPEKPTELVLPKFDFTFEQGKSYAFVGTTGAGKSTISKLLLRFYDPTIGQVLINEDIDLKDVVLSSYLDKVGYVEQEPAIFLGNVYDNVRYGRFEATNKQVIAACKKAELHDLIMTWPDGYDTILGERGFMLSGGQKQRLVIARMFLKDPQLLILDEATSALDNIVEKEIQAKLNELMKGRTSVTIAHRLSTIKNVDEILVLAPKQGIVQRGTFNELKKIPGHFKDLYDAGNSKKDGKEVTNNEQQ; encoded by the coding sequence ATGATCGACAGAGAAGAACAAGAGATGCTTGATAATGAAAAAATCAATGAATCTTCAACACCTCAAGTAAGAGTTTCAAGATGATTAAAAAAATCAGATTTAAACACTGAACTTGAACCAACAAAATCAAAGAAAAAATCAAAATCTTATATAGCTTTAATTTTAAGATATATGGGTAAAAACAAAATGTGAACTTTCTTAATGCTAGTTTCTGTTTTAATTCTTTCAGTTGCTACAGCTATGACTCCAAAAATTATTGAACAAATGAGTACAGCAGTAGTAGTTGAAAGATATAAAGACGCTGCTGAAGGAACAGATTTATGAGAAAGATATAGTCAAGCTTTAGCTAAATGATGAGGAGTTAACTTTACAGGTTTACTTTGAATTGAAATGGGTATTGTTATTGCAATGGCTATTGCAACATTTGTTTCTCAATGAACAGCTGGTATGTTAGGGAAAAAAATTGAAGTTGATTTAAGAAATGACTTAAACAAAAAATTAGTTTCAATGGACATGTCATACTACTCTGATAAAAAAATTGGGGAAATTTTAACAAAAGTTGTTTCTGATACACAAATCATTGGAGAACAAACTGGGATTATTCCAATAACTTTCTTAAATGGTATATTGACAACAATAGCAGCAATAATAGTTATGTCTACAATTAGTGGTTCATTAACTATAGTTTTAATTTGTGTATTCTTAACTTTATTTTTAATATTCTTTATTTTATTTATACCAATGAAACCAATTGCTTACAAAACAAGAAAAATTGTTACTGAAGTAAATGGAGATGTTACAGATAGAATTAACAACGTTAAATTAATTAAAGCTTCTGGAACAGAAGAATATGAAGAAAATAGATTTATTGAAAAACATATACCTTACTTTAAACAATCATCATTGATGAACTACTATCAAGCTATAGTTTTATCATTGATATTCTTAATTATTAATGCCATCGAAACTGTAATGATTATAGCTACAGTACTTATTTATGATTCAAACCAAGTAGTTGCCGTATTACCAGGTATGATTTCAGCATCATCACTTATGATTGGTCCATTAATGTCATTCTTAAGAGTTCTTGTTGGATTAACTCAATCAAATGTTGCATCTAAGAGAATAGGTGAAATACTTGAACAAGAACCAAGATTTAATAATCATTTTGAAGATAAAAATGGTGTTATAGTAGAAAAAATAAAGGGAAATATTTATTTTAAAGATGTTGCATTTGCATATCCTGAAAAACCTACTGAATTAGTTTTACCTAAATTTGACTTTACTTTTGAACAAGGTAAATCATATGCATTTGTTGGGACAACTGGAGCAGGTAAATCAACAATTTCAAAACTTTTATTAAGATTTTATGATCCAACTATTGGACAAGTTTTAATTAACGAAGATATTGACTTAAAAGATGTAGTTCTTTCATCTTATTTAGATAAAGTAGGATATGTTGAACAAGAACCAGCAATTTTCTTAGGTAATGTTTATGACAATGTTAGATATGGTAGATTTGAAGCTACAAATAAACAAGTTATTGCAGCTTGTAAAAAAGCTGAGCTACATGATTTAATTATGACTTGACCTGATGGTTATGACACAATTCTTGGTGAAAGAGGATTTATGTTATCTGGTGGTCAAAAACAACGTTTAGTAATAGCTAGAATGTTCTTAAAAGATCCACAACTACTAATATTGGATGAAGCAACAAGTGCTTTAGATAATATTGTAGAAAAAGAAATCCAAGCTAAATTAAATGAATTAATGAAAGGTAGAACAAGTGTTACTATAGCTCACCGTCTTTCAACAATTAAAAATGTAGACGAAATATTAGTTCTTGCACCAAAACAAGGAATCGTTCAAAGAGGTACTTTCAATGAACTTAAAAAAATTCCAGGTCATTTCAAAGATTTATATGATGCTGGAAACTCAAAAAAAGATGGAAAGGAAGTAACAAATAATGAGCAACAATAA
- the rpsP gene encoding 30S ribosomal protein S16 codes for MVKIRLKRIGKKQAPFYRIVAADSRVNRNGQYIELIGTFDPLKSEVKINNELALKWLQNGAQPTETVRELLSQQGVMKALHEAKLANKK; via the coding sequence ATGGTAAAAATTAGATTAAAAAGAATTGGTAAAAAACAAGCACCTTTCTACAGAATCGTTGCTGCTGATTCAAGAGTTAACCGTAATGGTCAATACATAGAGTTAATTGGAACATTTGATCCATTAAAATCAGAAGTTAAAATTAACAATGAATTAGCTTTAAAATGATTACAAAATGGTGCTCAACCAACTGAAACTGTTAGAGAATTATTATCACAACAAGGTGTAATGAAAGCATTACACGAAGCAAAACTTGCTAACAAAAAATAA
- a CDS encoding ECF transporter S component, translated as MKNKEKEYGTYLKDISLNEEEEISKKEHRKEDHYHGIHHFDSKGGHDHIEKDEFKLSIEFRMSRRRLIYKMVLTSVFLALTATVSALDILFEKIALPVGSGQLWIDFRFLDIAFICISIATLGPIFSSIIGLLNPFIHFAMHGGDHGIWSTVIEAPQNVLIVWMVWLVFNVLFNNSPIHRETNKIKSRFKRFAPIPLMIIFASIITTGMFILGMYLDGLTTNSHHVHEHSISLFHEGHDHSDGKLENVADINFVIGISIFAWNILRYSVAFSIFSIVEWRMRPINHRYK; from the coding sequence ATGAAAAACAAAGAAAAAGAATATGGAACTTATTTAAAAGATATAAGTTTAAACGAAGAAGAAGAAATAAGCAAAAAAGAACATAGAAAAGAAGATCACTATCATGGAATTCATCACTTTGATTCAAAAGGTGGGCATGACCATATTGAAAAAGATGAATTTAAACTATCTATTGAATTTAGAATGTCTAGAAGAAGACTTATTTATAAAATGGTACTTACTTCTGTGTTCTTAGCTTTAACAGCAACAGTTAGCGCTCTAGACATTTTATTTGAAAAAATTGCGTTACCAGTAGGTTCAGGTCAACTATGAATTGATTTTAGATTTTTAGATATTGCATTTATTTGTATATCAATAGCAACATTGGGTCCAATATTTTCATCAATTATTGGATTATTAAATCCTTTTATTCATTTTGCCATGCATGGTGGAGATCATGGTATTTGATCAACTGTCATTGAAGCACCTCAAAATGTGTTAATTGTTTGAATGGTATGACTTGTGTTCAATGTACTTTTTAATAACTCACCAATACATAGAGAAACAAATAAAATAAAATCTAGATTCAAAAGGTTCGCACCAATTCCACTAATGATTATATTTGCATCAATTATTACAACAGGTATGTTTATATTAGGAATGTATTTAGACGGCTTAACAACTAATAGTCATCATGTACATGAACATTCAATAAGTTTATTCCATGAAGGACATGATCATTCAGATGGTAAGTTAGAAAATGTAGCAGATATTAATTTTGTTATTGGAATTTCAATATTTGCATGAAATATCTTAAGATATAGCGTAGCTTTCTCAATTTTCAGCATTGTTGAATGAAGAATGAGACCAATAAACCACAGATATAAATAA
- a CDS encoding ribonuclease HII, whose product MIDESRILFDSQIREKYKTDFISGSDEAGRGAMAGPVVVASVILPKDYKNCLIRDSKKLSKKQRESLCEEIKSVAISYAIEIIEADEVDILNPKQASRIGMTKSIMNLKPKPDLCLIDAENIIIQEYVCAPFIKGDDLSQSIAAASILAKTTRDNIMLDYAKIYPEYNFESHKGYCVKEHVEKTKMLGVLPIHRKTYKPIKDILENNF is encoded by the coding sequence ATGATAGATGAATCAAGAATATTATTTGATAGTCAAATTAGAGAAAAATATAAAACTGATTTTATTAGTGGCAGTGATGAAGCTGGTAGAGGTGCAATGGCAGGACCTGTTGTTGTAGCAAGTGTAATATTGCCAAAAGATTATAAAAATTGTTTAATTAGAGATTCAAAAAAATTAAGCAAAAAGCAAAGAGAATCACTTTGCGAAGAAATAAAGTCAGTAGCTATAAGCTATGCTATTGAAATAATTGAAGCAGATGAAGTAGATATATTAAATCCTAAACAAGCTAGCAGAATTGGTATGACAAAATCTATTATGAATTTAAAACCTAAGCCTGATTTATGTTTGATTGATGCAGAAAATATTATTATTCAAGAATATGTATGTGCCCCATTTATTAAAGGGGATGATTTAAGTCAATCAATTGCAGCAGCTTCAATTTTAGCAAAAACTACAAGAGACAATATAATGTTGGATTATGCTAAAATTTATCCTGAATATAATTTTGAATCTCATAAAGGTTATTGTGTAAAAGAACATGTTGAAAAAACTAAAATGCTTGGTGTTTTGCCAATACACCGAAAAACCTACAAACCAATTAAAGATATTCTAGAAAATAACTTTTAA
- the rplS gene encoding 50S ribosomal protein L19: MASKATKTTQSKYAIINNQLRNDLPDFTSGDTIKVDVKIKEGEKFRIQTFEGLVIKTQGSGITYSVVVRKLSNGVFVERTFPLHSPIIDKVTIVKRGRVRRARIYYIRKLSGKAARIKEILPTKADKK, encoded by the coding sequence ATGGCATCAAAAGCAACTAAAACAACACAATCAAAATACGCTATTATTAACAACCAATTACGTAACGACTTACCAGATTTTACATCAGGGGATACTATTAAAGTTGACGTTAAAATTAAAGAGGGAGAAAAATTCCGTATTCAAACATTTGAAGGATTAGTAATCAAAACTCAAGGTTCAGGTATTACTTATTCTGTTGTTGTTAGAAAATTATCAAACGGTGTATTCGTAGAAAGAACTTTCCCACTACATTCACCAATTATTGATAAAGTTACTATCGTTAAACGTGGACGTGTACGTAGAGCTAGAATTTACTACATCAGAAAATTATCAGGTAAAGCTGCAAGAATTAAAGAAATCTTACCAACAAAAGCTGATAAAAAATAG